A stretch of the Capsicum annuum cultivar UCD-10X-F1 chromosome 8, UCD10Xv1.1, whole genome shotgun sequence genome encodes the following:
- the LOC107872642 gene encoding peroxidase 5, producing the protein MMKSNGAKLSTLLVLYFFSVSSLANVSLASLKIGYYHSSCPHAEAIVRKAVNKAVSRNPGLGAGIVRMLFHDCFVRGCDASILLDSTPGNPAEKEHPANNPSLRGYEVIDEAKIELESVCPQTVSCSDIIAFAARDSAFMLGGIRYSVPAGRRDGRVSIKDEPTAHLPAFTSNARELEENFATKGLSLDEMVTLSGAHSIGISHCSSLSNRLYSFNSTHPQDPTMDPRLAQQLMKRCPRPSNSGADPIVPLDVVTPNRLDNMYYANLKNYRGLLTSDQTLWTSPATARMVRSNAIHGANWARNFASAMVKMGSIEVMTGMQGEIRKNCRVVN; encoded by the exons ATGATGAAGAGTAACGGAGCTAAATTGTCAACTTTGTTGGTGTTATATTTTTTCAGTGTCTCTTCATTAGCAAATGTTTCATTAGCATCTCTTAAGATTGGTTACTACCATTCAAGTTGCCCACATGCAGAAGCCATTGTCAGAAAAGCAGTAAACAAAGCTGTGTCTCGTAATCCAGGCCTTGGCGCTGGCATCGTCAGGATGCTTTTCCACGATTGTTTTGTTAGG GGATGTGATGCCTCAATCCTATTAGATTCAACTCCAGGGAATCCAGCAGAAAAAGAACATCCAGCAAATAATCCAAGTTTACGAGGCTATGAAGTGATCGATGAGGCTAAAATTGAGCTAGAATCTGTTTGCCCACAAACAGTTTCTTGTTCAGATATTATTGCATTTGCTGCAAGAGATAGTGCCTTTATGCTTGGAGGCATTAGATATTCAGTGCCAGCAGGTCGTCGAGATGGAAGAGTGTCAATTAAGGATGAACCAACCGCACACCTTCCTGCATTCACTTCAAATGCTAGAGAACTTGAGGAAAATTTCGCAACAAAAGGACTTTCTTTAGATGAAATGGTAACACTTTCGGGTGCACATTCTATTGGAATATCACACTGTTCTTCCTTATCCAATAGACTTTATTCTTTCAATTCAACTCACCCGCAAGATCCTACGATGGATCCTAGATTAGCCCAACAATTGATGAAAAGATGTCCGCGCCCTTCAAACTCCGGGGCTGATCCAATTGTCCCACTTGATGTTGTCACTCCAAATAGACTGGACAATATGTACTATGCCAATTTGAAGAATTACCGAGGGCTATTAACCTCGGACCAGACTTTATGGACCAGTCCAGCAACAGCTAGGATGGTGAGGAGTAACGCGATTCATGGTGCAAATTGGGCTCGTAATTTTGCATCTGCAATGGTGAAAATGGGATCTATAGAGGTTATGACTGGGATGCAAGGAGAGATCAGGAAGAACTGCAGGGTCGTGAATTGA